In the genome of Dehalococcoidia bacterium, the window CGGCCACTTGCCGACTCAGGCGGAGCTGGACACATTTGACTCTGAACTGAAGGCAGCCCGCGAGTTGCCAGGTGAGATCCTGGACGTGATTCGCCTGACGCGAAACTCGCATCCGATGGACGTGCTCCGGACCGGAGTGTCAGCGCTATCAGCCTATGATCCAGATACCGAGGACAACTCCACTGAAGCGACGCTTCGCAAGGGCGTCCGCTTGACCGCCCAAGCGTCGACCATTGTTGCCGCTCATGCCAGGATTAGGGAAGGGGAGGAGGCGCTCGACCCGGACCCTAGTCTTGGCCATGCCGCGAACTTCCTATACATGCTGTTCGGAGAGAGGCCAGCGCCGGAAGACGCGAAGCTAATAGACAAAGACTTCGTGCTACACGCTGAGCATGGGATCAATGCTTCGGCATTCGGCGCTCGTGTAACGGCGTCCACTCAGGCTGACCTGCACTGTGCAGTCACTACTGGCGTCGGGGTCCTTAAGGGGCCGTCGCATGGTGGGGCCGCCGAAGAGGTCATGAAGATGACCCAGGAGATCGGCACAGAGGAGAACGCAGAAAACTACGTTCGGGAGCGCCTACGTGGTGGAGGACGGGTGATGGGCTTTGGCCACCGAGTGTACAAGGCGCTTGATCCGCGCTCTGTTCACCTCCAGGAAGATGCGAAGGAGCTCGGAGAACGCAAGGGCGAGCCGAAGTGGTTCCAGATTCTCCAGTCCGTCATTGAGGTGATGGAGCCCTATCGAAGGCGGGGGATCTACCAGAACGTCGACTTCTTCTCGGGCGCGATCTACTACCTGCTTGGGATTCCCGACGATCTGTTTATCTCGATCTTTGCCATGGGCAGGGTACCCGGATGGACCGCACAGGTCGTTGAACAGTTCGAGAACAACATACTGCTCAGGCCCAGACTCCTCTATACAGGGCCAATGGACGTGCCGTACGTGCCAATCGAAGAGAGAGGCTAGTCATACAAGGGAAGAAGGTCAGTAATTGAACGATGAGTCTGTAGTTGACAGCGACTGCCAGCACTACTGGATGATCGAACAGCCGAACGGCCCAACGAGTAACGGCAGATGTAAGGTGTGCGGCACGGTCCGCGAGTTCAAGAACTCGATTCAGGGTTCAGGATGGGACCGCGATGGCAGGAGGAGGCGCGCCGCAAGGCAGCAGCAGAGCTCTTCGACCTAAGCCCGTCGGGGCACGCCAGAGACCGAAAGATTGAAGCAAGGGACATTGCGACAGGCAATGTCCCTTCTTCTTTAGCAAACATCCCGCAGACCAAGGCCATCTATCGCCGGACCATGATTTCCCGCCACTGAGGCTAATCGTCTTTGTATGTGAAAGAGCACAGTGAACAGACAGGCGCCGAGCGAGAGATTAGAAGGCGCATCTCAACCTCTGGCGCGATTACGTTCGCGGAATTCATGGAGGTTGCGCTCTATCACTCTGACGGCTACTACTCAAAGCGCGGACCGATTGGCGCTGGTGGAGACTACTTCACCAGCCCTGTGGCCCATCCCGCCTATGGCGCCCTGATCTGTGTGCAGCTCGAAACTATGTGGCGTACGCTTGGTTGTCCGAGTCCATTCTGGGTGGTTGAAGCTGGTGCGGGGGACGGTGTGCTGGGGGAAGATATCGTCAGATACATCCGCTCCCATTTCCAAGGATTCTCGGAGACGCTCATGTATGTCGCAGTTGACCGAGTCGCGACCAGAGAACGAGCCTCCGACGGAAACAGGATTGAGTGGATTTCATCAACGGGACTCCCGGTTGGCGGCGTTGTTGGATGTGTGCTATCGAATGAGCTGCTGGACGCTATGCCGGTACACAGGTTTGAGGTCAAGGATGGCCGACCGTTCGAGGTCTATGTCGGGCTGGCCACGGATGGTGCTTTCGTTGAGCGACTTGTGGAACCGCCTTCCCCAGGGATTGTGGAGAGAGTCTCCTCTGTGCAACGGCAGCTTCCGGAAGGCTACTGTGGTGAGGTCAGTATGGGACTTAGGTCGTGGATGGTCGATGTGGCAGCATGTCTCCGGCGCGGGTTTGTGTTGACCATCGACTATGGGTACGAGCGGGAGCAGCTGTACTCAGATGAGAGGAACAGGGGAACGCTTCAGACCTACTATCGTCATACGGAGGGTGGGAGTCCTTACCAGCGCGTTGGCAGGCAGGACATCACGGCGCATGTCGACTTTACAGCCCTGATCGAGGAAGGACAACAGGTTGGTCTTCGTCCGGTGTATCTGACAACCCAGGGGGAGTTTCTTCACTCGCTTGGGTACGTTCAGATGGAGAAGGCTCTCGGGGATTGGGGGCTCGCTCTCGCAGTTCACCGCGCCAACGTGCGCGCTATGCGTCGACTCATCGATCCTGAGGGCTTGGGCAAGTTCAAGGTTCTCGTCCAGGAGAGAGACAGCGGGATTCAGCGGGATTCCGACTTAGTCCCGGGCGAAGGGGTGACTGCAAATCTCGGCAGCCCTGTCGCAACCAGCATGCATTTGCAGGCTGGCCAGGGTTCATTCGTCGCTTTCTGATGTCCGTTCGCTTACGCGACGCGCGGTAACTATGAACCCTGTGTGGCCCACCATGCGATGAGATGGTCGTACGCTGCGCCCGCTTACATTCCACTGGCGCATCATGATCTCCATCGTTTCTATCAAGTCGAATGTGCGCTGCAGGCGTAGGGTCCGCACCAGTTCTTCAACCTGCGGAACGGTGGGTATGAATCCGAAGAACAGACCTCCGGGTATCAGGCGGTCTGACGCGTGGGGGACGACGTGCCACGGCTCAGGCAGGTCGAGAATGATTCTGTCCAGATCTTCCTCTTCGAAGCCTTCATAGACGTCGCCGAGCTTTATCTCAAGGTTGTCCCAGTTTGCGAAGTATCTCGCGATGTTGGTCTGTGCCTGGTCGATCATGTCCTGACGCACATCGTATGTGTACACGCGCCCGGTCTCGCCGACGGCCCTGAGGAGCGTCATGGTGACTGCTCCAGAACCAGCCCCGGCCTCAAGGACGCGAGCTCCGGTGAAGATGTCAGCGTACACCAAGAGCGCTCCGAGGTCCTTGGGGTACATGACCGTCGCGATCCTCGGCATACGGAGTGTCAGGTCCGAAAGTGTCGGCCTGACAGCCAAGAGGCGGTGGCCCCTGTTGGTGACGATCCGCGTGCCCTCCGTCAGGCCTATCAGGTCGCTGGTGGGGTAGTTGCCGATGTGTGTCTCGAAGAGGTCGCCGGGCGTGAGTTGCACAAGATACGTGCGTCCACGGCGATCGAGGAGTTGGATGTACTCGCCTTCCCGGAACGGTCCCCGGCGTCGAATCGCACCGCCAGAGGCGGCCTCATCAGGTGATTTCTCTGCTATTGGAGCTTCTCGACCTCAGCCAATATGGCCTGGGGGTTAACGTCGCCGGCGGCAGTGTAGGTCTCTTTGAACCTTATGACACCTTCCTTGTCGACGATGATGATCGCTCGGAAGGGTGCGCCGAGTTGCTCGTTCA includes:
- a CDS encoding citrate (Si)-synthase, whose amino-acid sequence is MTERKVQLHRGLREVYIDRTTSSFIDGDVGKLLYRGYDIHELAEKSTFEETAFLVMYGHLPTQAELDTFDSELKAARELPGEILDVIRLTRNSHPMDVLRTGVSALSAYDPDTEDNSTEATLRKGVRLTAQASTIVAAHARIREGEEALDPDPSLGHAANFLYMLFGERPAPEDAKLIDKDFVLHAEHGINASAFGARVTASTQADLHCAVTTGVGVLKGPSHGGAAEEVMKMTQEIGTEENAENYVRERLRGGGRVMGFGHRVYKALDPRSVHLQEDAKELGERKGEPKWFQILQSVIEVMEPYRRRGIYQNVDFFSGAIYYLLGIPDDLFISIFAMGRVPGWTAQVVEQFENNILLRPRLLYTGPMDVPYVPIEERG
- a CDS encoding SAM-dependent methyltransferase, with amino-acid sequence MYVKEHSEQTGAEREIRRRISTSGAITFAEFMEVALYHSDGYYSKRGPIGAGGDYFTSPVAHPAYGALICVQLETMWRTLGCPSPFWVVEAGAGDGVLGEDIVRYIRSHFQGFSETLMYVAVDRVATRERASDGNRIEWISSTGLPVGGVVGCVLSNELLDAMPVHRFEVKDGRPFEVYVGLATDGAFVERLVEPPSPGIVERVSSVQRQLPEGYCGEVSMGLRSWMVDVAACLRRGFVLTIDYGYEREQLYSDERNRGTLQTYYRHTEGGSPYQRVGRQDITAHVDFTALIEEGQQVGLRPVYLTTQGEFLHSLGYVQMEKALGDWGLALAVHRANVRAMRRLIDPEGLGKFKVLVQERDSGIQRDSDLVPGEGVTANLGSPVATSMHLQAGQGSFVAF
- a CDS encoding tRNA (adenine-N1)-methyltransferase, which translates into the protein MQLTPGDLFETHIGNYPTSDLIGLTEGTRIVTNRGHRLLAVRPTLSDLTLRMPRIATVMYPKDLGALLVYADIFTGARVLEAGAGSGAVTMTLLRAVGETGRVYTYDVRQDMIDQAQTNIARYFANWDNLEIKLGDVYEGFEEEDLDRIILDLPEPWHVVPHASDRLIPGGLFFGFIPTVPQVEELVRTLRLQRTFDLIETMEIMMRQWNVSGRSVRPSHRMVGHTGFIVTARRVSERTSESDE